One genomic segment of Schistosoma haematobium chromosome 6, whole genome shotgun sequence includes these proteins:
- a CDS encoding hypothetical protein (EggNog:ENOG4103FRE~COG:S) has translation MNYVENNYKIKIDYLNILYEVVSHSTICLMTHERQQTLCLIQMFLRDVTEQEKQNKQSVVHLQEFSSKDWALDKVFYGTNYFPKQLYSINDQHELYELYNPQCQFEFMNNSKDITDQQNSTISNSFQSNIDLKHVNKVENTSNVEDENNDNNDAQSHNNNNNDTDDNYNDHKQFTNESQTDVNYNNNNNYIEKSMESNHHLQKTVDNSIYIKKTMNDNENIQNVSQIHNKMTYSNQKLLCMNNCALCNHHIHSQLCHNHYHHHQHDNNNYYYYHNPHCYHNHHYHSCQFTNELYYIPQIVTYFPANEYLFPLSTNKNQAFYSMPHSTIPDHNNGTTCNTTINTTTNSTITNNGNHPTINILSNKLPHYHAKILLPQDNSVEATNNGNIRYYVGVPCSYPSNIICSKYSSNNINNNVSNNNNNNNTVQTRDDILTYCGEPFIYYTPDQNYYIYSTPTSTITSSIQENIPIL, from the exons ATCTTATATGAAGTTGTTTCCCATTCTACAATCTGTTTAATGACACATGAAAGACAACAAACATTATGCTTGATTCAGATGTTCTTACGCGATGTTACTGagcaagaaaaacaaaataaacaatctgTTGTACATTTGCAAGAATTCTCGTCAAAAGATTGGGCATTAGATAAA GTATTTTACGGGACTAATTACTTTCCTAAacaattatattcaataaatgatcaACATGAATTATATGAATTATACAATCCTCAATGTcaatttgaattcatgaataatTCAAAAGATATAACTGATCAACAAAATTCTACAATTTCTAACTCATTTCAATCAAATATTGATTTGAAACATGTAAACAAAGTGGAAAACACTTCGAATGTTGaagatgaaaataatgataataatgatgcacaaagtcacaacaacaacaacaatgacacCGATGACAATTACAATGATCATAAAcaatttacaaatgaatcacaaactgatgtaaactataataataacaataattacatTGAGAAATCTATGGAAAGTAATCATCACTTACAAAAGACTGTTGACAAttcaatttatataaaaaaaacaatgaatgataatgaaaatatacaGAACGTTTCACAAATTCACAATAAAATGACATATTCAAATCAGAAACTATTATGTATGAATAATTGTGCATTATGTAATCATCATATTCATTCTCAACTCTGTcataatcattatcatcatcatcaacatgataataataattattattattatcataatccaCACTGTtatcataatcatcattatcattcttgTCAATTTACTAATGAATTATATTATATACCACAAATTGTCACCTATTTTCCTGCtaatgaatatctatttccATTATCTACAAATAAGAATCAAGCATTTTATTCAATGCCACATAGTACTATTCCAGATCATAATAATGGTACTACttgtaatactactattaatactactactaattctACCATTACAAATAACGGTAATCATCCAACAATAAATATTCTATCCAATAAACTTCCACATTATCATGCAAAAATACTTCTACCACAAGATAATAGTGTAGAAGCAACAAATAATGGCAATATACGATATTATGTCGGTGTACCATGCTCTTATCCATCGAATATAATCTGTTCGAAATATTCttcaaataatattaataataatgttagtaataataataataataataatactgtacAAACAAGAGATGATATATTAACTTATTGTGGTgaaccatttatttattatacaccagatcaaaattattatatttattccaCACCAACATCAACTATTACTTCATCTATACAAGAAAATATTCctatattgtaa